Proteins encoded within one genomic window of Balaenoptera ricei isolate mBalRic1 chromosome 10, mBalRic1.hap2, whole genome shotgun sequence:
- the CCDC65 gene encoding dynein regulatory complex subunit 2, whose amino-acid sequence MSKKGKKAKMPLSDEEQLLLFQQKLLAEEEMAKKKERLLNQFLKDKLAKEEHSSALNLNKINTQWRTVLREVKTRELHKDIEILSQTFERVVDCKDSVIKSLAKDLSEAEEQYAHALRSHLHNIDRLLALQRCRLSLLEESYNVELEALTKEFETERKTIIDQHEKEIHYLQDVFMAMEQNCIDSEYESKLEFQSMWDDLKNKNLEEKHFLRLQLEHKVEDLWRRFQDALKNYTDATEDRKIAFETLKVKDEKSSKEIEAQMKKIQRLQDSIIILKGKIMVHGRESEEQNQNIRDDKELVLVQLRKLKAQRTQARGISQENLVKLTLESNATLKALRKIVDKGEKILKLAEICRKFETEEEKVLPFYSSVLTPEEQEEIEKIDPEEFNEELGKVIMDYIGMENFWKRYNKVKLERLSLQHRRAQLLEINEKLREMLKQYLDGISVSDEVLSQLNPLFIVNHRSNLPQPPSTPTAQPGDKKPPTTYNIIEAAHVISHIL is encoded by the exons ATGtctaagaaagggaaaaaggccAAGATGCCCCTGTCCGATGAGGAGCAGCTGCTTCTGTTTCAGCAGAAGTTGCTGGCAGAGGAGGAGATGGCCAAGAAGAAAGAGAGGCTCCTGAACCAGTTCTTGAAG GACAAGCTGGCCAAGGAGGAGCACAGCAGTGCTCTGAACCTTAATAAGATTAACACACAGTGGAGGACGGTCCTTCGGGAAGTCAAGACCAGAGAGCTTCATAAGGACATTGAGATCCTCAGCCAAACATTTGAACGAGTGGTGGACTGCAAGGACAGTGTCATCAAG TCGTTAGCGAAGGACCTGTCAGAAGCTGAGGAGCAGTACGCCCACGCGCTGCGCAGCCACTTGCACAACATCGACCGGCTCTTGGCCCTGCAGAGATGCCGGCTCAGCCTCCTAGAGGAAAGTTACAATGTAGAGCTGGAGGCCCTAACCAAGGAGTTTGAGACAGAAAG GAAGACAATTATTGACCAACATGAAAAAGAGATTCACTACCTACAAGATGTCTTCATGGCCATGGAGCAGAACTGCATAGATTCTGAGTACGAAAGCAAGCTGGAGTTCCAGAGCATGTGGGACGATCTCAAAAACAAG AATTTAGAAGAGAAGCACTTTCTAAGACTGCAACTGGAGCATAAAGTAGAAGATCTGTGGAGAAGGTTCCAGGATGCACTCAAGAATTACACTGATGCCACAGAGGATCGAAAGATCGCCTTTGAGACTCTAAAGGTAAAGGACGAGAAGAGCTCCAAAGAGATTGAAgcacagatgaaaaaaatacagagacTACAG GattccataattattttaaaaggcaagaTCATGGTGCACGGCCGCGAGAGTGAAGAACAGAACCAGAACATTCGTGATGACAAAGAGTTGGTCCTTGTACAACTGCGAAAACTTAAGGCCCAAAGGACTCAGGCCCGGGGAATATCACAGGAGAACTTAGTCAAACTCACCCTGGAAAGTAATGCCACCCTCAAGGCCCTGAGGAAGATTGTCGACAAG GGTGAAAAGATCCTTAAACTTGCTGAAATATGTAGGAAATTtgaaacagaggaagaaaaagtgcTGCCTTTTTATTCGTCGGTATTGACTCCCGAGGAGCAGGAGGAGATAGAGAAAATTGACCCAGAGGAGTTTAATGAGGAGCTTGGAAAG GTGATAATGGACTACATAGGGATGGAGAATTTCTGGAAAAGGTACAACAAAGTGAAACTGGAGCGACTGAGCCTTCAACACAGACGTGCCCAGTTGTTAGAAATCAATGAGAAGCTGCGGGAGATGCTCAAGCAGTACTTGGATGGCATCTCAGTGAGTGATGAAGTGCTGAGCCAGCTCAACCCACTCTTTATCGTCAATCATCGCAGCAACTTACCCCAGCCCCCGTCCACGCCTACAGCCCAGCCAGGTGACAAAAAACCTCCAACCACTTACAACATCATTGAAGCAGCCCATGTGATCTCCCACATCCTGTGA
- the FKBP11 gene encoding peptidyl-prolyl cis-trans isomerase FKBP11, with translation MTLRPPLLPLRLLLLLLLLLCGAVCRAEAGFETESPVRTLQVETLVEPPEPCAEPAAFGDTLHIHYSGSLVDGRIFDTSLTRDPLVIELGQKQVIPGLEQSLLDMCVGEKRRVIIPSHLAYGKRGFPPSIPADAELHFDVELIALIRANYWQKLVKGILPLVGMAMVPTLLGLIGYHLYKKASRPKVSKKKLKEEKRNKSKKK, from the exons ATGACCCTGCGTCCCCCGCTTCTCCCGCTccgtctgctgctgctgctgctgctgctgctctgtgGGGCGGTGTGCCGGGCTGAGGCTGGCTTCGAAACCGAAAGTCCCGTCCGGACCCTCCAAGTAGAGACCCTG GTGGAGCCCCCGGAACCGTGTGCTGAGCCTGCTGCCTTTGGAGACACGCTTCACATACACTACTCG GGCAGCTTGGTAGATGGACGCATCTTTGACACTTCTCTGACCAGAGATCCTCTGGTTATAGAACTTGGCCAAAAGCAGGTGATACCAG GTCTGGAGCAGAGCCTTCTAGACATGTGTGTGGG AGAGAAGCGAAGGGTAATCATTCCTTCTCACTTGGCCTATGGAAAACGGGGATTTCCGCCATCTATCCCAG CGGATGCAGAGCTGCATTTTGACGTGGAGCTCATTGCACTGATCCGAGCCAACTACTGGCAAAAGCTGGTGAAGGGCATTTTGCCTCTGGTAGGCATGGCCATGGTGCCAACCCTCCTGGGCCTCATTGGGTATCACCTATACAAAAAGGCCAGCAGACCTAAAGTCTCCAAAAAGAAGCTCAAGGAAGAGAAACGaaacaagagcaaaaagaaataa